GATGTCCTCTCGCTGGTGTGTCCAGTGAGGCTGGCTCTGCACCCCCGGACTGGGCACGCCCCGGGCTTCCCCCCAGCTGGTGTGGGGACGAGTCCCCGCGTGGGGACCCCCACAGGGGCCCCCGTGGTGGCGGTGGGATGCCTGGAGGGGGTGCTCTGCGCTGTcaaagggggaggggagcctggaggtggccctgccctgggctggggaCACTGGGCACTGGGGCGGCTCAGGCAGGGCCTGGCTAATGGGAGCAAACGACAGGCCAGGCGGCCTCTCAGGAAAGGTAAATAGAATTACTCCCCCGCCAGGCGCCGGGGCCCTCCCGGGGGGCACCTCGCTGCCCACAGGCCCCGGTGCGGCGTGAAGGGAAgcgaggagggctgggggctgggccacgGGACCCCAGGGTCGAGAGGGGTGGTCAGTGTCTCGGTGACTGGGGGGGGCTGCTTGGGAGACGCCAGCCAGCAGCGGCCCCCGCCCAGCCCCCggacagggcagctgagcccctGCCGCCTCTCGCCCAGCCCGGGCCTCGGGTGCTGACCCGAGCCTCTCCCCGCTGGGCCCCGGGACGGCCCCGCTGCGGCCGCGCTGGCGCAGGGAGGGCTTTACGTCTCCTTCACGCCCGCCGAGCTCAGGGCAGCGgactgccgggggcgggggcgttctcccggggcctcctggcacccctccccaccccgcacCTCTGCCCTTGTCCTCGGCGCCCTCCCAGGCTCCCCAAGGGCGCGGGCGCaggccgggggggaggggggcgcggggcggggcctggcgggggcgGGGTCCAGCCCGCGAGCCCCTCCGCGGGCCGCGCCCCTtcgcagcgggggggggggggggggtgccctgCCGGCCTCCGGGAGGTGAGGCCaggcctctgcccctcccccccaccgccaccccagCCAGGGCCTGGCGCTCCCTCCCCAAAAGAACACGCATGAGCGCGCATGCGCTGGGCGGGAAGGGGACGCGCGCCTGCGTGTACCCGCAGGTGGGCCTGCCTCCCGCCCAGGGCGCGGGGGACACGGGTGCGGGGAGCTGCGGAGGAGGAGTGTGTGCCACCAACACGAGGATGCGGGAGAGCGAGGCCTAAAGCCAGGGTCACTGGGCGGTGGGAGGAGTGGACGCGCTGGCAGGAGATGGCCCTGCGCCGGTGCTTAGGCTGAAGCcaacaaatgaggaaacaaaggcGATTCCTAACTGAGGAAAACAAAAAGTTGAGCAAGAAAGAAAACACCATTTAACTTGTGGCCAGACTCCGAATGCAATGGACCATGCGGCCACCGAATGGTCACTAAAACGAGAACCACCCCGGGAGGACGGGGGTGGCAGCGGAGGCCCTGGCGTGCTGGGGCTGCGGGGGGAGGAAATCCTCACGTCCCACAGGGGACATCGGGAGACAGGGAGGCcgggggcaggagggagaggcCGCCTTGAGGATCCGAGGGAGCCTGTCAGCTCGCGGGCTGCTTTCGGGGGGACGCGGTCCGGCTGCCTCTGACACCCCTGCAGCCCAGGCAGCCCCTCCGACCTGCTCCCCACGGCCTctcgccgccccctcccccccagatcCCAAATCCATCCTCGGAGTGAGGGTCTCGCTGGGTACCTCCGCTTGGAAGTCAGCTGGCGCTCAGACCCTGCACGTGCCCGCTGAGCCCCTCGCCCCTGGCTGCTTGGACGTTGGCTTGCGCTCAGACCCTGCACGTGCCCGCTGAGCCCCTCGCCCCTGGCTCTGGTGGCCGCGCGGCCAGGGCTTCCTGCTCCGGCCCCTGTGAGTGCACGCCTGTCTCCTCCCCCGCTGCAGCTCAGGGGCGCAGGGGCAGGGCAGCTGGCAGAACACATGGGCGCCTCGGCCGCCAGTGCCCGGGACCGCCAGGACAGAACGGAGTGAGAAAGGGTGGGGCGCCGCCCACGAGGGAGAGACCCAGGGCCGAGGGCACGCGCAGCCCTGCCTCTCCACCCCGCCATAAGCCATCTGGAGCGGCACTGCGGGCACCCAGGGGCCCCGGGCGGGGGCTGGGTGTGAGGGCGCTGCCGCTAATCGCAAAGGCCGCAAGGGCGTCTTGTGGCTGCAGCGCTGTCCGGGGTGAGCTGTGCCTGATGGCCAGACTGGGAGTGGGCAGGGAGGCGGCGGCCAAGCGAGCCCCTCTGCAGGCCACTGCGCCCACCTGCTCTGCTACTTTGCGCCTTTTGGAAACGTCCCGTCATCAAACGGGAGCGAGCCAGGCAGCCCAGGGCCTCCAGCGGGAGCAGTTGGGTAAGGTGCGCTGGTTGCACCTGCTGGGGCTAACCGCAAGCCTCGGGGCAGAGCGATGGGCATTGTGCAGACCCCTGCTTTCGAGGCATTTTCCTGGAGACCCACAACTTCTAAAAAAGCGAGAGAGCTACTGAAACCCACCAGCCAAGTGCGGCGTGGGAAGGCCTGGGTCTCCCTGGAGACAGGACAGCGGCGGCCGCCATGGCCAGCCACTCCCGATGGCCCCCTCCCTAGCCCTTCCCCAGAAGCAGCACATCTGCTGGCAGGAGCAGCCTTGCACTTCCGCTTTCCTCTGGGCCCAGGACGAGAGCTCGGCGCCCGCGGGCTTGGCCCACGCCAACGTCCAGGAGCAGCTCGCAGGCGCAAGGCTCAGGAAGGTGTTTCCTCGCTGCTCCATCAGGGAAAGAAAGCGTCCCGCAGTGGTCCTGGGGCCGAAGGAAGTGCAGGAGGCGGGCGCGCGCGTCACTCACAAGCAGGCAGGCGCCATGGAAACCCACGCTCGTCTCCAGGGAAACAGGGGCAGGGTTGTCGCCAGCCACTCAGTCCTGGTGGcagcggggcgggggccgggctcAGACTGAAGGACCGGCGCCAGCTACCCCCTCCAGCCGGGGCACCTTGGCGACCCCTGGGAGTCGTCACCCCGAGGGCCGGCACCCAAGGTGGGACCGCGGAGCACGGGGCGTCCCGCCCGAGCAGGGCGAGTGGGAGCGGAGGGCGCGGGGCGAGCACAGGCCCCCCACGCCCGGGCTGGGGCCACGTGGGGTAGCAGCCAGagccccccacctccctgcccttGGCTAGGCGGGCCCAGGCCCACCCAGCCTGGGACCCGAGTCGGGTGGCTTTTCAGTCGAGCAGCAGCATCCCGAGGCGCGGCCTGCGCGGAGGGTACCACCTCACCTGGCAGATCAAGGTCGCGGAAGAATCACAGCTCTCCCTCCCCCACAGGTGGAAGGATgcacccctgctccctgccccccactGTCCCCAGCTGCCCAGGACTCCGGTGAGGAGGGCACGCAGCTGAGGGGTCTGACCCTGGCTGGGAGTGCACCCACCCTTGGCTGACACCCAGCCCTGGGAACAGGTGGTGGCTCAGGTGACCGCAGCCCTGTGGGACCGTCCATCCGCGGTGCTGGAGCCCAGAAGGCAGAATGGCCACTCCCGCCCCGTCAGCAGCACGGGCGCCAGCCACGGGCACCGCGCCTCCCACGCCATGCACTGCCCACCCCGCAGGCACCTCGCCTACCGCCCGTGGGCGCCCTGGCCCCAGAAGCCTCTCCTGGGACAGGCTGTCCCTGACGCTGGTCCTGGCCGGACTGAGTGCCACATTCAGGCCGCGGCTACTCCAGCCCCTGGAGGTCAAGTGTAGTCCCCTGGGGCCACCTCGGGCTGTCGTGCCCAGAAGCTGGGTTCAGGCCTTCAGGGAGGGGCGCAGCCCCAGACCCTGCCCCGGCAGGCACGGCCCTCACAGGGAGACAGTGACCCGTCCCCACTCCGGGAccctgccccccccgcccccccgagAGCTCCTGGCTCCAGGGCTCCCCCCCAGGACTGTGGCTTCCCAGAACACCGCCTTGTGGGACAAGTGCGGTGCCCGGGGTGGGCGAGGAGCTGGGGCGCTACAGAGGCCAGGAGACTGCGCCGGTGCCACCCGCCTTTATTTGCAGATGCTTGGCTGGGGAGGGCACAGGAGAGAGGGGTCCTGGAGGCCCCCCAGGCACATCCCCAGAGCCAGGGCAGTCGCCCCAGGGCAGGCTACGGGCCACGTGCGCAGGAGACCCTGCATGTTCCGGGCCCAGGGAGGGGGACTGCCCTGACGATGACGCTGGAGGTGGGAACCGGGTGGACTGGCAGCACGGCCATTCCCAAGCCCAGGACGGGTAGGAGGCCCGCGGGGCCCAAGCCAGCCGCCCTCGTCCAGCCCGCCGGCCGCTCGGGGACAGACCCCCCTCAGTCCACTGGCCCGAGAATCAGGCGCCCCTTCTCACCCCCCAGCTGAGACTCAGTGGCCAGGGACAGGGAGCTGAGGGCAGAGACAGGGTAATGGGGAGAGGGGCCGGGGCCCCCAGGGTGGGCAGGCAGGGCCAGAAGGCTCCCAAGACGCAGCTCGGCCGGGGCGAGGGGCCGGCAGTGCCTGGGCGCCCCCAGGAACAGGGGCAGCGtgagatggggggaggggggcacggGGAGGCGGGGCCGCTGGGGCCATCCCTGTCCCCCGGGCTCTGTGCCGCCTGGAgcacagccccctccccacccccaggcgcTGGGCCCAGAGAAGAAAGCAGCGTCCACGCTGCGCCCCTGCTCTCAGGGGCCGGCGGCCGGCGCGCTAGGACTTCTTGGCGTCCTGCGTGTTCCGGCGCCTCAGGTCACTCAGGTCGATGGGCTTGAAGGCTGTGGGGGAAGAGGATGGCCAGGGTGggcgggggcagggtgggggaggagggcagcAAGGTGCTTAGAGCGGTGGGGGGGAgagtggaggtggggggagggggagagagcagGGATGGGGGAGGGCAGCAAGGTGCTTAGAGCGGTGGGGGGGGAgagtggaggtggggggagagggagagagcagggatgggggaggagggcagcAAGGTgctgggggagtggtgggggggagcggaggtggggggagagggtggagatggggagagagggcaggggtgggggaggagggtggcaAGGTGctcaggggcaggggtgggggaggagggcagtGGGGGGGCAGCGGGGGGGGTCGGGGCCTGCTCTGGAGCTGGCCGGCCCTGGGCCCTTGGGGAGGGACGTGGCGCAGGGAGCCCGGCCTCCAGCCCGGCCGCCGGCCCAGGCCCTCCTCGGTGGGGCAGCCCCCCACTCACTCTTGAGGCTGGGGTTGGGGACCCTCTCCACGTACTCCTCCACCAGGCCCCGCTCGCTGCCGGACATCTGGCTCCGCAGGTCGCGCTCGACGCCCTGCCAGGCTGCGGGGAGCAGGGGGCTCAGAGCGCCGGTGGTGCAAGCAGGGCTGGGGTCCTCAGCACCCCCACACCCTGTGCCCACCTGCCCACGGAAGCCAGTtggcctctccccctccccctctctccagGCCTGCTTTCCTGCTCTAGTACCTTCTAGAAGCTCCCCAGCAGGCACCTGTTTCCCAGGGTCCAGGGTGCAGCGCCCCTCCCAGGGCCCCCTGCGCTCCGCGCTCCCAGCTACACGGGCCTCCTCGCCGCCTCCGCGCACACCCTGGCACCCCTGGCGCAGCCCAGCATACCCCTCCTGAGCGGCTCCACATGGCCTCGGGAGCTGCCCACTCTGCAGGTGCCCTCAGGGCTCCCCACCTCCTTGCGGGACAGGGTCCCCTccgcccccagcccgccccgcccccgcaggCCAAGGGAGGAGCTTCGGCGGGACTGGGCCACCCACCCTCGTAGATGAAGCGCACGTTCTCCTCGTGGGCCGGTGTGAAGATCTCGGTGCTGCTGGCGGGAGAGCGGGGGCTGCTGTTCCTCTTGCCGTGGTAGACGACTCTGGAGACGGGCGAGCTGGGGGGCCGCGGGAGGGGCTGGGGACCgcgtggggggctgggggctgcaggagaGGCTGGGGACTacgggagggggtgggggccgcAGGATGGGCTGGGGGCCGCGGGGGCGGCTGCATGGGGGGCAGGGGCcaagggaggggctgggggctgcaggaggggcaggggccgcCGGAGAGGCTGGGGGCCTGCAGGCCACAGGAGGGGCTGCATGGGGGGCAGGGGCCActtggggggctgggggccacgTGGGGGGTGGGCAGCCGTGGGAGAGGCTGGGGACCTGCAGGAGGGGCTGAAGGccgtgggaggggcaggggactgCCGTGAGGGGAGCTGGGGGCTGCGTGGTGGGGGCTGCTCTGTGCACCCGAGACCCACCTGGTCATCGCTGGGGCGTCTGGTCGTCTCGCTCCCCTGCCCGGTCCCTCGGCTCTGAAAGGGCAGCCCAGGCACGGAATGGGCAGGGCCCGGCTGGTCCAGCAAGGCGCCCTCCTCCCCGCCAAGGCCGCGCATGAGTCGCGGCAGCCCACTGCCTCCCAAGGGTCCCCAAGGTGGGCgctagcattctggggctgggcCGGGGGCACCCACGATGCAGACCAGCTGGAcaagctgggggcagggggcctggGCGGGATGACCAGGACACCCCGTCCACAGCGCTGGGGCGCAGCAAGGAGCCTCTGTGGCCCAGCAAGGAGCCTCTGTGGCCCGCAGGCTCTTTGCCCTGAGCTGTCCACAGGGGATGAGCCCCCAGGGTAGGGCAGCGCGGCTGGGGTGTGCCCATGACCGGGTGCCGCCCAGGGGCTCTTCCCGCCCTGGGGGGCCGTCAGCTTCCGGATGGAGCCGGGGGTGGGACCCGGGCACGATTCTGGGCCACCTCAGGAAGCTGACCCAGCCACCGGTGACTCAGCACTCAGACACCTGCCTGCAAACACGCACGCCCGTGGGTCAGCGGCAAGAGCCAGCGCCGCGCCAATCCCCGGGAGCCAGGAGCCTCCGGCAACCAGCCGGGGGCCCAGGGGAGGCCTCGGGGGTGATGAGGTGCCACCTTCCTGCCTCCAGGCCCTTCTTAAGGACCCTGTGCACAGAACCCCGCCACCTGGGGGCGGCCCCCTCAGGGATCCCGGCACAGGCCACCGCATCTTCTGGAAGAACCAGCCGCTCCCCGCGAGGCCAGGGGCCTGCTCTGCCCGAAACAAGCGGCAGGGAGCAGCCTGCTTGCCGCACCAGGCCCCACAGTTCCCACCCCGAGGGAATTTTCCATTAAAAGTCAAACAAATAAGCACAGTGTGTGACGTTCGCCCAGAGAAAAAGGCCACCTGGGCACCGGGAGGCACACGGGGACAGTGGGCGGCGGCTGGGCCCCCACGGTGAGCTCCGCCGCAAGGTGCCCGCGCAGCCGAACGCCAGCAGGAGCCCGATGGTTCCAGAACAATGTGAGGGTCTGGCTCCGGGGACCGACAGGGGCTTTGGGGCGGGGACCCCAGGGCCTGGGGGTTTTTTGGCACGGCTGTCCTCAGCCAAGAGCCCCGGCAGCGAAGGCTTGAGCCTGCGACGTGGAGTGGACTCGGGCCAGCAGGCGTCAGCGTCGGGCCAAGGCCCAGCCCGCAGGGACCCCTCCTGCCAGCTCCCGACAACCTCTTCACACCCCCGGGGACACTTCCCCAAAGTGGTCCCCTTCCCGCCGCAGACGGAGCCGGCGGCCTGGCGCCAGGCGTCCTGCCAGCCCACCCACCACCTCTCTGCACCCACGTGACTCGATCAGGCAGGACTCGGGGACCCCTGCTCGGTCCCAAGAAGCCCCTGCTGCCCAGGCTGAGCCCTGGCCTCCACGCTGCCCCAGAGCCCCATCAGGACCCCCAGCCGGGCCCACCAATGCTCTTGAAGAGGTCAGAATTCAAGCCACTGCCTCTCCAACGAGGTGCCCTTCTTTGCCAGGTCACCCCCTGAAAGCAGCCCCAGAACCACCTGCTCCACCCCATGACCAGAAGGGCCCCTGTCCAGGACCACCTGCCACCCAGCGGCAGCCACAACCGACCGCGGCTCCGACGGAGCAGCCCACACGCTGTGGGCGGTGGTCCCTGCGGGGCGCAGGAGGGTTGGCGAGTGAGCTCAGGGGCGAGGTGGGCAGGGGGCTGCGCTCCTTTTCATGGACCCAACCCTGTCTCTCCCCACGTGTGGGCAGCACCCCTGAATCCCACGGGGTGGCAGCTGCCCGGCCGTCCCAGCAGGCCGTGAGGAGCcaagggggctgctgggggctggcAGCCAGCAAGGAAACGGGAAGCAAGGCCTTCAGTCACATGGGCCAGACCCGCCTCAACTCCTGCGGCCAGTGGAGGACACCGAGCCCCAGAGGACCCGGGCGACCAGACTGCTGCCCGCGGAC
This genomic stretch from Dasypus novemcinctus isolate mDasNov1 chromosome 21, mDasNov1.1.hap2, whole genome shotgun sequence harbors:
- the MCRIP1 gene encoding mapk-regulated corepressor-interacting protein 1, producing MTSSPVSRVVYHGKRNSSPRSPASSTEIFTPAHEENVRFIYEAWQGVERDLRSQMSGSERGLVEEYVERVPNPSLKTFKPIDLSDLRRRNTQDAKKS